A single window of Aphidius gifuensis isolate YNYX2018 linkage group LG1, ASM1490517v1, whole genome shotgun sequence DNA harbors:
- the LOC122861219 gene encoding EH domain-containing protein 1, whose product MFSWLNREGDKQDLFDNVTQGLNQIYKTKLLPLEEHYQFHDFHSPKMDDPDFVAKPMILLVGQYSTGKTTFIKYLLEREFPGIRIGPEPTTDKFIAVMYDQKEGVIPGNALVVDPNKQFRPLAKFGNAFLNRLQCSMVSSPVLKGLSIVDTPGILSGEKQRVDRGYEFTGVLEWFAERVDRIILLFDAHKLDISDEFRRSIEALRGHDDKIRIVLNKADMIDHQQLMRVYGALMWSLGKVLQTPEVARVYIGSFWDQPLRYDGNRRLFEAEENDLFKDLQSLPKNATLRKLNDLIKRARLAKVHAYIISALRKDMPSVFGREGKKKDLIKNLGQIYDQIQREHQISPGDFPDLKKMQENLQHHDFMKFNPLKPRLLEVVDKMLADDIAKLMTMIPHEETKSNTNEQMIHGGAFENVEDVSPFGYMRGEGVDAGAGEQEWIVGKDRYKYDTLFENLEPTDGKITGAVAKAEMVKSKLPNSVLGKIWKLSDVDKDGHLDADEFALAMHLINVKLDGHDLPTTLPDHLVPPAKRFVESEN is encoded by the exons atgtTTAGTTGGTTAAATAGAGAGGGTGATAAACAGGATTTATTTGACAATGTTACCCAAGGTcttaatcaaatatataaaacaaaattattaccaTTGGAAGAGCACTATCAATTTCATGATTTTCATTCACCAAAAATGGATGATCCAGATTTTGTTGCAAAACCAATGATATTACTTGTTGGACAATATTCAACTGGTAAaacaacatttataaaatatttattagaacGTGAATTTCCAGGTATAAGAATTGGTCCAGAACCAAcaactgataaatttattgctgTTATGTATGATCAAAAAGAAGGTGTTATACCTGGTAATGCACTTGTTGTTGATCCAAATAAACAATTTCGTCCATTAGCAAAATTTGgtaatgcatttttaaatcGTTTACAATGTTCAATGGTTTCATCACCAGTATTAAAAGgtttatcaattgttgataCACCTGGTATATTATCAGGTGAAAAACAACGTGTTGATCGTGGTTATGAATTTACTGGTGTATTAGAATGGTTTGCTGAACGTGTTgatagaataatattattatttgatgctCATAAATTAGATATATCTGATGAATTTAGACGTTCAATTGAAGCATTACGTGgtcatgatgataaaataagaattgtattaaataaagCTGATATGATTgatcatcaacaattaatgaGAGTATATGGTGCATTGATGTGGTCACTTGGTAAAGTATTACAAACACCAGAAGTTGCACGTGTTTATATTGGATCATTTTGGGATCAACCATTACGTTATGATGGTAATAGAAGATTATTTGAAGCTGaagaaaatgatttatttaaagatttacaatcattaccaaaaaatgcaacattaagaaaattaaatgatttaataaaacgTGCACGTCTTGCTAAAGTACATGCATATATTATTAGTGCATTAAGAAAAGATATGCCAAGTGTATTTGGTagagaaggaaaaaaaaaagatttaattaaaaatcttggACAAATATATGATCAAATACAACGTGAACATCAAATATCACCTGGTGATTTtccagatttaaaaaaaatgcaggaaaatttacaacatcatgattttatgaaatttaatccACTAAAACCAAGACTGTTGGAGgttgttgataaaatgttGGCTGATGATATTGCTaaattaatgacaatgatCCCACATGAAGAAACAAAATCAAATACTAATGAACAAATGATTCatg GAGGTGCATTTGAAAATGTTGAAGATGTTAGTCCATTTGGTTATATGAGAGGTGAGGGTGTTGATGCTGGAGCTGGTGAACAAGAATGGATTGTTGGCAAGGATAGATACAAGTATGATACACTTTTTGAAAATCTTGAACCAACTGATGGAAAAATAACTGGAGCAg tTGCCAAAGCAGAAATGGTCAAGTCTAAATTACCAAATAGTGTTCTTGGTAAAATTTGGAAACTATCTGATGTTGACAAGGATGGCCATTTAGATGCTGATGAATTTGCACTGGCAATGCACTTGATTAATGTCAAGTTAGATGGTCATGATTTACCAACAACTCTACCAGATCATTTAGTTCCACCAGCAAAAAGATTCGTCGAGTCAGAAAATtag
- the LOC122861223 gene encoding lysosomal acid phosphatase-like, with translation MQSTRSFWIQNCRSENRGVFITVLILAILIGTILFAYAAFGPEDDNRSLKQIAIIFRHGARNPTETYKNDPWITHEWDDSWGSLTKVGMKQEYNLGKWIKKNYGSFIGDKFKSTSVLVQSSYADRCIMSAQALLASLFKPENKDLFIDDLPWRPVPVHSIPRDQDKLIVVKWPCPKLEATLAEAYANESKSSGENMTSYYSELSYHTGENIKTITDVEFLYNTLEIEDQQGLKLPDWTKKYYNQDMREIAAKSLAIFTSNKIQRRLRGGPLLKEITDNMKRSQNGEDKMKLYLYSAHDITLVNVLRAMGLTEELFKPDNGAALIFELILSEDRVDHEPSQYNVKVKYLNNTESEEAVVLKIPGCKDPCKFLDLLHAWNDILPIDWISECKL, from the exons atgcaATCAACAAGAAGTTTTTGGATACAAAATTGTCGATCTGAAAATCGTGGTGTGTTTATTACTGTTTTAATACTGGCAATATTAATTGgtacaattttatttgcatATGCTGCATTTGGACCTGAGGATGATAATCGTTCATTAAAGCAAATTGccatt ATATTTCGTCATGGAGCAAGAAATCCAACTGAAACTTATAAAAATGATCCATGGATAACACACGAGTGGGATGATAGCTGGGGATCATTGACAAAAGTTGGTATGAAACAAGAATACAATTTGGGaaaatggattaaaaaaaattatggttcATTTATTggagataaatttaaatcaacaagtgTTTTGGTACAAAGTAGTTATGCTGATCGTTGTATAATGTCTGCACAAGCATTATTGGCATCTCTATTTAAACcagaaaataaagatttatttattgatgatttaccaTGGAGACCTGTACCTGTTCATTCAATTCCTCGTGATCAAGATAAG tTAATTGTAGTTAAATGGCCATGTCCAAAATTGGAAGCAACACTTGCTGAAGCTTATGCAAATGAATCGAAATCATCTGGTGAAAATATGACATCATATTACAGTGAATTATCTTATCATACTGGAGAAAATATCAAGACAATAACTGATGTTGAATTTCTCTACAATACACTTGAAATTGAG gATCAACAAGGATTAAAATTACCAGAttggacaaaaaaatattacaatcaaGATATGAGAGAAATTGCAGCTAAAAGTCTTGCAATATTTACtagtaataaaattcaaagacgtCTACGTGGTG GACCATTGTTAAAAGAGATTACAGACAATATGAAACGTTCACAAAATGGAGAAGATAAAATgaaactttatttatattctgcTCATGATATAACACTGGTTAATGTTTTAAGAGCAATGGGACTTACTGAAGAATTATTTAAGCCAGATAATGGTGCTGCTCTCATTTTTGAATTGATATTATCTGAGGATAGAGTTGATCATGAACCCAGTCAATACAATGTTAAA gtcaagtatttaaataatacagaAAGTGAGGAAGCTGTTGTTTTGAAAATTCCAGGCTGCAAGGAtccatgtaaatttttagattTGTTACATGCCTGGAATGACATTCTTCCCATTGACTGGATTTCAGAAtgcaaattataa